DNA from Mycobacteriales bacterium:
GACGGCGAGGCCGAGACCGGCCCGCTGGCCGCGTCCTGGCACTCGAACAAGTTCCTCGACCCGGTCGGCGACGGCGCGGTGCTGCCGATCCTGCACCTCAACGGCTACAAGATCGCCAACCCGACCGTGCTGGCCCGGATCCCGGAGCCGGAGCTGCTGGACCTCATGCGCGGCTACGGCTACCAGCCGTACGTGGTCGAGGCCGGACTGGACGACGACCACCTCGCGGTGCACGCCCGGATGGCGTCCACGCTGGATCAGATCCTGGACCGGATCGCCCAGATCCAGGCCGACGCGCGGTCCGGGCGCAGCACCGACCGTCCACAGTGGCCGATGCTGGTGCTGCGGACACCCAAGGGCTGGACCGGGCCGCGCGAGGTCGACGGCGTCCAGGTCGAGGGCACCTTCCGGGCCCACCAGGTCCCGCTGGCCGAGCTCCGGAAGCGGCCGGAGCACCTGGCCCAGCTGGAGGAGTGGATGCGCTCGTACCGGCCGGAGGAGCTGTTCGACGGCGACGGCCGGCTGCGGCCGGACATCGCCGGGACAGCGCCGGAGGGCAGCCGGCGGATGAGCGCCAACCCACACGCCAACGGCGGCGAACTGCTCGCCGACCTCCGCCTGCCGGACTTCCAGGACTATGCGGTGGACGTTCCCGAGCCGGGCCGGGGGCAGTCCGAGGCGACCGAGGTGCTCGGCACCTGGCTGCGGGACGTGATCAGGGACAACCCCACGACGTTCCGGCTGATGGGCCCGGACGAGACCGCGTCGAACCGGCTCACCCCGGTGTTCGAGGCGACCGACCGGGTCTGGCAGCCGCCGATCCTGCCGACCGACGAGCACCTCGCGCCGCGCGGGCGGGTCATGGAGGTCCTGTCCGAGCATCTCTGCCAGGGCTGGCTGGAGGGCTACCTGCTCACCGGACGGCACGGGCTGTTCAACTGCTACGAGGCCTTCATCCACATCATCGACTCGATGTTCAACCAGCACGCGAAGTGGCTGGAGTCCACTGAGTCCATTCCCTGGCGGCGGCCGATCTCGTCGCTGAACTACCTGCTGTCCAGTCACGTCTGGCGGCAGGACCACAACGGCTTCTCCCACCAGGACCCCGGGTTCATCGACCACGTGCTCAACAAGAAGGCCACGGTCGTCCGGGTCTACCTGCCGCCGGACGCCAACACGCTGCTGTCCACGTACGACCACTGCCTGCGCAGCCGTAACTACGTCAACGTCGTGGTGGCGGGCAAGCAGCCCGCGCTGAACTTCCTCGACATGGAGGCCGCGGTCGCGCACTGCACCCGGGGCGCGGGCATCTGGCAGTGGGCCTCCAACGACGCCGGCGACCTCCCCGACGTCGTGCTGGCCTGCGCCGGCAACAGCCCGACGCTGGAGGCGCTGGCCGCGGTCGACCTGATCCGGCAGCACCTGCCGCAGCTGAAGGTCCGGCTGGTCAACGTCGTGGACCTGATGCGACTGCAGCCGGAGAACGAGCACCCGCACGGGATGACGGATCACGAGTTCGACACCCTGTTCACCGTCGACCGGCCGGTGATCTTCGCCTACCACGGCTACCCGGCGCTGATCCACCGGCTGACGTACCGGCGGGCCAACCACGACAACCTGCACGTCCGGGGGTTCAAGGAGGAGGGCACCACCACGACCCCGTTCGACATGGTGATGCTCAACGACCTGGACCGGTTCCGGCTCGTCATGGACGTCATCGACCGGGTCCCGGGGCTGGCCGAGCGCGAGGCCGGGCTGCGCCAGCAGATGGCCGACGCCCGGCTCTCGGCCCGGGCCTGGACCCGCGAGCACGGCGAGGACCCGCCCGAGGTCAGCGGCTGGTCCTGGCCGTACAACGCGGCCGGCGAGCGCGTCGGCAGCGTGTCCGGACTGGTCGAGGACACCGGGGACGACAACCTGCGGCCGATCCAATGAGGGTGCTGGTCGTCAACACCGGCTCCAGCTCGGTCAAGCTGCGGTTGCTCGACGAGGGCGAGCTCGCCGGTTCCACCGACCTCGGCGCACCGTCCACACTGGACGACTCGGACTGGTCGGACGCGATCGCCGCGCTGGCCGGAGAGTCCGGAGTGGACGCCGCCGGGCACCGGATCGTGCACGGCGGCCCGGACTTCACCGCCCCGGTGGTCGTCGACGACAAGGTCCGGTCGGCGCTGGAGGCCGTGGTCGAGCTGGCCCCGCTGCACCTGCCGGCCTCGCTGGCCGGGTTGGACGCGGTCCGGTCGGCGCTGCCGTCGGTGCCCTCGATCGGCTGCTTCGACACCGCGTTCCACGCGACGATGCCGGCGGCCGCGACCACGTACGCGGTCCCGGCGGCCTGGCGCTCGCTCGGCGTGCGCCGGTACGGCTTCCACGGCCTGTCCCACGCGTACTCCGCCCGCCGGGCCGCGGAGATCCTCGGCCGCCCGGTCGAGGACCTGCGGCTGGTCAGTTGCCACCTCGGCGCCGGCGCGTCGCTGTGCGCCGTCCACTCCGGACGGTCGGTGGACACCACGATGGGCTTCACGCCGCTGGAGGGCGTCGTGATGGCGACCCGGTCCGGCTCCGTCGACCCGGGACTGGTGCTCTGGCTGCAGCGGCAGCGCGGGCTGTCCGCCGACGAGGTCTCCGACGGGCTCGAGCGGCACTCGGGCCTGCTCGGGCTGGCCGGCACCGCGGACATGCGCGAGGTCCTGTCCCGCATGTCCACGGACGACCAGGAGGCGCGGCTCGCGTTCGAGGTCTACGTGCACCGGCTCAAGGCGGCGATCGCGGCGATGGCGGCGTCGATGTCCGGGGTGGACGCGGTCTCGTTCACCGGCGGCGTCGGCGAGCGGGCGCCGGCGGTCCGGGAGGGCGCGGTGGCCGGGCTGGAGTACCTCGGCCTGGCCGTCAACCCGGGCCAGAACGAGGCCGCCCGGGGCGACGCGAACGTGTCCGCCCCGGGCGTACCCGCCTCCGTCGCGGTCGTCACCGCCCGCGAGGACCTGGAGATCGCGGCCCAGGTCTCGCGGCTACTCGGCTGATTCCGGCCCCCGCACCGCCGCTCCCGCCCGCGCCGCCGGCGGACGTGTACTACGCCAACTGCGCCGCGGCCCGTGCGGCGGGTGCGGCCCCGCTGTGCCGGGGCGACCCGAGCCACCGGGCCGGACTCGACGGGGAGGCGACGGCGTCGCCTGCGAGA
Protein-coding regions in this window:
- a CDS encoding phosphoketolase family protein, producing MTTGFSAAPATTADGTGTERLRLLDAWWRAANYLSVGQIYLRANPLLREPLQLDQVKPRLLGHWGTTPGLTFLWAHLNRAIVDRDLDALYVTGPGHGGPGVVAAAYLEGTYSELYSAVSEDTEGMGQLFKQFSYPGGIPSHAAPETPGSINEGGELGYSLMHAYGAAFDNPDLLVACVIGDGEAETGPLAASWHSNKFLDPVGDGAVLPILHLNGYKIANPTVLARIPEPELLDLMRGYGYQPYVVEAGLDDDHLAVHARMASTLDQILDRIAQIQADARSGRSTDRPQWPMLVLRTPKGWTGPREVDGVQVEGTFRAHQVPLAELRKRPEHLAQLEEWMRSYRPEELFDGDGRLRPDIAGTAPEGSRRMSANPHANGGELLADLRLPDFQDYAVDVPEPGRGQSEATEVLGTWLRDVIRDNPTTFRLMGPDETASNRLTPVFEATDRVWQPPILPTDEHLAPRGRVMEVLSEHLCQGWLEGYLLTGRHGLFNCYEAFIHIIDSMFNQHAKWLESTESIPWRRPISSLNYLLSSHVWRQDHNGFSHQDPGFIDHVLNKKATVVRVYLPPDANTLLSTYDHCLRSRNYVNVVVAGKQPALNFLDMEAAVAHCTRGAGIWQWASNDAGDLPDVVLACAGNSPTLEALAAVDLIRQHLPQLKVRLVNVVDLMRLQPENEHPHGMTDHEFDTLFTVDRPVIFAYHGYPALIHRLTYRRANHDNLHVRGFKEEGTTTTPFDMVMLNDLDRFRLVMDVIDRVPGLAEREAGLRQQMADARLSARAWTREHGEDPPEVSGWSWPYNAAGERVGSVSGLVEDTGDDNLRPIQ
- a CDS encoding acetate/propionate family kinase; the protein is MRVLVVNTGSSSVKLRLLDEGELAGSTDLGAPSTLDDSDWSDAIAALAGESGVDAAGHRIVHGGPDFTAPVVVDDKVRSALEAVVELAPLHLPASLAGLDAVRSALPSVPSIGCFDTAFHATMPAAATTYAVPAAWRSLGVRRYGFHGLSHAYSARRAAEILGRPVEDLRLVSCHLGAGASLCAVHSGRSVDTTMGFTPLEGVVMATRSGSVDPGLVLWLQRQRGLSADEVSDGLERHSGLLGLAGTADMREVLSRMSTDDQEARLAFEVYVHRLKAAIAAMAASMSGVDAVSFTGGVGERAPAVREGAVAGLEYLGLAVNPGQNEAARGDANVSAPGVPASVAVVTAREDLEIAAQVSRLLG